The following are from one region of the Shinella sp. PSBB067 genome:
- the nagA gene encoding N-acetylglucosamine-6-phosphate deacetylase, with protein MTAPTAITGARIFDGDLWHDGSALLIEDGKVAAIAALRDVPAGARIVPMDGLSLVPGFIDIQVNGGGGVLLNEQPDVEGIRTICAAHARFGTTALLPTLITDSREVTATTIAAGLAACEARVPGFLGLHLEGPHLSVARKGAHDPAFIRPMEQADLDRIVAARRGLDVLLTTLAPENATNDQIAALHAAGVTVSLGHSDSGYETAAAAVEAGARMMTHLFNAMSQLGNREPGMVGAALDLGHLNAGLIADGYHVHPVSIGAALRAKRGPGRIFLVTDAMSPIGTDMTSFFLNGREIFREGGRLTLADGTLAGADIDMASCVRYMRDTVGVELEEALRMASLYPAEAIGMTGRKGRLTHRHDADFAVIDGGVNVVSTWIGGTPVFTA; from the coding sequence ATGACAGCCCCCACCGCCATTACCGGAGCCCGGATCTTCGACGGCGATCTGTGGCATGACGGCAGCGCGCTCCTGATCGAGGATGGCAAGGTCGCCGCCATCGCCGCGCTGCGCGACGTGCCGGCCGGGGCCCGGATCGTGCCGATGGACGGGCTTTCGCTCGTGCCCGGCTTCATCGATATCCAGGTCAATGGCGGCGGCGGCGTGCTGCTCAACGAGCAGCCCGATGTCGAGGGCATCCGCACCATCTGCGCGGCACACGCCCGCTTCGGCACCACCGCGCTGCTGCCGACGCTCATCACCGACAGCCGCGAGGTGACGGCGACCACCATCGCCGCCGGCCTTGCGGCGTGCGAGGCCCGCGTGCCCGGCTTCCTCGGCCTCCATCTGGAAGGCCCGCACCTTTCCGTCGCCCGCAAGGGCGCCCATGACCCCGCCTTCATCCGGCCGATGGAACAGGCCGATCTCGACCGCATCGTCGCGGCCCGCCGGGGCCTCGACGTGCTGCTGACGACGCTGGCGCCGGAAAATGCCACCAACGACCAGATCGCCGCGCTCCACGCGGCCGGTGTCACCGTCAGCCTCGGCCATTCCGACAGCGGCTATGAGACCGCGGCGGCGGCCGTGGAAGCGGGCGCGCGCATGATGACCCATCTCTTCAACGCCATGAGCCAGCTCGGCAACCGCGAGCCCGGCATGGTCGGTGCGGCGCTCGATCTCGGCCATCTCAATGCCGGGCTGATCGCCGATGGCTACCACGTCCACCCCGTCTCCATCGGCGCGGCGCTCAGGGCAAAGCGCGGCCCCGGCCGCATCTTCCTCGTCACCGACGCCATGTCGCCCATCGGCACGGACATGACGAGCTTCTTCCTCAACGGCCGCGAGATCTTCCGCGAGGGCGGCCGCCTGACGCTCGCCGACGGCACGCTCGCCGGCGCCGACATCGATATGGCCTCCTGCGTGCGCTACATGCGCGACACCGTGGGCGTCGAGCTCGAGGAAGCCCTGCGCATGGCTTCGCTCTACCCGGCCGAGGCGATCGGCATGACCGGCCGCAAGGGCCGCCTGACCCATCGCCATGATGCCGATTTCGCCGTCATCGACGGCGGCGTGAACGTCGTCTCGACCTGGATCGGCGGCACGCCGGTCTTCACCGCCTGA